In Brachypodium distachyon strain Bd21 chromosome 2, Brachypodium_distachyon_v3.0, whole genome shotgun sequence, one genomic interval encodes:
- the LOC106866206 gene encoding uncharacterized protein LOC106866206 — MIRFGKFNVPTSECRITFDEWSPKVNPNWLLQDVWVRIAGIPPAVKEDFLALWGLGSLLGKTKEVDMAYTRQHGVLRIFIGCVDYTCILERKDVFIKDGLYRLTFQVEGPPREEEHADEIMHDANEGDDEGDKKKDASEKFDLEDRSGKRTKNVDGGTSTSSSVGGSGGAAAPTSAAPTDEADMVMIHIGSTETPVLAASARCGAARVELGSVVVVEVRTGHALEATMIHSEGERLASLPSSQLVVGGSRLCPSPSSLLAASPTRMLGGRRSPLQPVCREGMRWR, encoded by the coding sequence ATGATCAGATTTGGCAAGTTTAATGTTCCTACGAGTGAATGTAGGATCACTTTTGACGAGTGGTCTCCTAAGGTGAATCCTAATTGGCTCCTTCAAGATGTGTGGGTGCGTATTGCTGGTATTCCCCCAGCTGTGAAGGAGGACTTCTTAGCTCTCTGGGGTCTGGGTTCTTTGCTTGGTAAGACCAAGGAGGTTGACATGGCATATACACGTCAGCACGGGGTTTTGCGTATTTTCATTGGGTGTGTTGACTACACCTGTATCCTTGAGCGAAAGGACGTGTTCATTAAGGATGGACTCTACAGGCTTACTTTCCAGGTGGAAGGACCACCaagggaggaggagcatgCTGATGAAATTATGCATGATGCTAATGAGGGTGACGACGAGGGGGATAAGAAGAAGGATGCTTCTGAGAAGTTCGATCTGGAGGATCGTAGTGGTAAGCGGACCAAGAATGTGGATGGCGGCACTTCTACTTCTTCGTCGGTTGGAGGGAGTGGAGGTGCAGCAGCACCCACTTCGGCTGCTCCGACTGATGAGGCCGATATGGTGATGATTCATATTGGCTCTACGGAGACACCGGTTTTGGCTGCGTCTGCTAGGTGTGGGGCTGCTAGGGTGGAGCTTGGTTCTGTGGTCGTTGTGGAGGTGCGAACTGGGCACGCACTTGAGGCGACGATGATCCATTCTGAGGGGGAGCGGTTGGCTTCTTTGCCGTCCTCACAGCTGGTGGTTGGGGGGTCACGGCTTtgcccgtcgccgtcgtcgttgcTGGCCGCCTCTCCGACCCGTATGCTGGGAGGGCGTCGTTCTCCGCTCCAACCCGTGTGCCGGGAGGGCATGCGGTGGCGGTGA